The Pirellulimonas nuda genome includes a region encoding these proteins:
- a CDS encoding DUF3326 domain-containing protein gives MKISQHQIAFRRFLNENAPLESLRSAVEAHCGVGSQAVRVAMMGRDRRGHVVEMETVEGATRPMASVFDYRQRATERTAAFNAVMLIPTGSDCLIGGHAGDATPSARLLASVCDNLVLHPNVVNASDINEQTDNMLYAEGSLITRLMMGTIGLRKVRQNRLLLVTEDRPEAPDVVDQTINCAEGARATLGVDIREVVVLEEGLSMRTGFSESGRVTGAIDRLAHLVDVLERKAGEYDAVALATKITPHMDSVALHHAYFAGGGANPWGGVEAVLTHTLSGLLNVPTAHAPTMSSEALKTQSWGVVEPRKAAEIISTTYLFCVLKGLHRAPRVVTQVDGAFDPSVVSAEDISALVIPDGCVGLPTLAACQQGVPVIAVRGNKNMMKNDLTQLPFEAGQLIFVENYLEAAGMLAALKAGVARDALARPMSPLRVSRVGKVAPAAAADKLNGHATSVKNGHTNGHALKA, from the coding sequence GGCGTCGGGTCGCAGGCGGTGCGCGTCGCCATGATGGGGCGCGACCGGCGCGGGCACGTGGTTGAGATGGAGACCGTCGAGGGCGCCACGCGCCCGATGGCCAGCGTGTTCGACTACCGCCAACGCGCGACCGAACGCACCGCCGCCTTCAACGCGGTGATGCTCATCCCCACCGGTTCGGACTGCTTGATCGGCGGCCACGCGGGAGACGCCACCCCATCGGCGCGGCTGCTGGCCTCGGTGTGCGACAACCTAGTGCTGCACCCCAACGTGGTGAACGCGTCGGACATCAACGAGCAGACCGACAACATGCTGTACGCCGAGGGGAGCCTGATCACCCGTCTGATGATGGGGACGATCGGGCTGCGCAAGGTCCGTCAGAACCGGCTGCTGCTGGTGACCGAGGACCGCCCCGAGGCGCCCGACGTGGTCGATCAGACGATCAACTGCGCCGAGGGCGCCCGCGCCACGCTGGGGGTCGACATCCGCGAGGTGGTGGTGCTGGAAGAGGGACTCAGCATGCGGACCGGCTTCAGCGAGTCGGGCCGCGTGACCGGCGCCATCGATCGTCTGGCGCACCTGGTAGACGTGCTGGAGCGCAAGGCGGGCGAGTACGACGCGGTGGCCCTGGCGACCAAGATCACCCCCCACATGGACTCGGTGGCGCTGCACCACGCCTACTTCGCCGGCGGGGGCGCCAACCCCTGGGGCGGGGTCGAGGCGGTGCTGACCCACACCCTGAGCGGCCTGCTGAACGTGCCGACCGCGCACGCCCCCACCATGAGCAGCGAGGCGCTCAAGACGCAGAGCTGGGGCGTCGTGGAGCCGCGCAAGGCGGCGGAGATCATCTCTACCACCTACCTGTTCTGCGTGCTCAAGGGGCTGCACCGGGCGCCGCGGGTGGTCACGCAGGTCGACGGGGCGTTCGACCCCTCGGTGGTGTCGGCCGAGGACATCAGCGCCCTGGTGATCCCCGACGGCTGCGTGGGGCTCCCCACCCTGGCCGCCTGCCAGCAGGGGGTGCCGGTGATCGCGGTCCGCGGCAACAAGAACATGATGAAGAACGACCTGACCCAACTGCCGTTCGAGGCGGGGCAGCTCATCTTCGTCGAGAACTACCTGGAGGCCGCCGGCATGCTGGCCGCCCTCAAGGCGGGCGTGGCCCGCGACGCCCTGGCCCGCCCGATGAGCCCGCTACGGGTCAGCCGAGTCGGCAAGGTCGCCCCGGCGGCGGCGGCAGATAAGCTCAATGGCCACGCGACCAGCGTGAAGAATGGCCACACGAACGGCCATGCGCTCAAGGCGTAG